From the Pedobacter cryoconitis genome, one window contains:
- a CDS encoding alpha-2,8-polysialyltransferase family protein, with protein sequence MLIIVGSPWQALLAKSYILKENITDPQYIIEKSSPKSFAEIIKILDAEQDSIRMIIEWSQLSVLSRAKANIASSYIDAVKQALQHDYFKTVETILVFSEQTVLFKIIYDLFGDDKTYIKSEDGILDYLPELKHHSLLKQIAGYLFIQSKVKYYVYKNYYPVFSQVIMFSKVEEVSPERYVPLASLKKEFLTVLKTAYQITEGSDTFKGKDVLLLCQSLSEDKVVPLEEELKLYEKFIQRCNDLKMTVIIKPHPRSCPEKIEALSKLTSNRVEFFEDYGIPAESMLLNGKFKEVVGVYSNTIIYAHEFFGVKGISLLTPQMIERLARKEKKKFTYIYAQLRKYFSNEYTVFQ encoded by the coding sequence ATGTTGATCATAGTAGGAAGTCCATGGCAAGCTCTTTTGGCTAAGAGCTATATTCTCAAGGAGAATATAACTGACCCGCAATACATCATTGAGAAATCATCTCCGAAATCATTCGCAGAGATTATAAAAATACTCGATGCCGAACAGGATTCGATCCGTATGATTATTGAATGGTCGCAACTCTCTGTGCTTTCCAGGGCGAAAGCTAACATCGCATCCTCCTATATTGATGCGGTTAAGCAGGCCCTGCAACACGATTACTTTAAAACTGTAGAAACGATCCTGGTCTTTTCTGAGCAAACCGTTCTCTTTAAAATCATTTATGATCTTTTTGGGGATGATAAAACTTATATCAAATCAGAAGACGGGATCCTGGACTATCTTCCGGAACTTAAACACCACAGTTTGTTAAAACAGATTGCCGGATATCTGTTCATCCAGTCGAAAGTTAAATATTACGTCTATAAAAACTATTATCCTGTGTTCAGCCAGGTGATCATGTTCAGTAAGGTTGAAGAAGTGAGCCCGGAGCGTTATGTTCCACTGGCGAGCCTTAAAAAAGAATTCCTGACCGTTTTAAAAACGGCGTATCAGATTACCGAAGGAAGTGATACTTTCAAAGGTAAAGATGTGCTGCTGCTTTGCCAGTCTCTCTCCGAAGATAAAGTTGTTCCTCTGGAAGAAGAGCTGAAATTGTATGAGAAATTTATTCAACGTTGTAACGACTTAAAAATGACGGTGATTATCAAACCTCATCCACGGTCGTGCCCGGAAAAAATTGAAGCTCTAAGTAAGCTCACCTCCAACCGGGTGGAGTTTTTTGAAGATTATGGCATTCCGGCCGAATCCATGTTGCTGAACGGGAAATTTAAAGAAGTTGTCGGCGTTTATTCTAATACCATTATCTATGCCCATGAATTTTTTGGCGTTAAAGGGATTTCTTTACTCACCCCGCAAATGATTGAGCGGTTGGCCCGTAAAGAAAAAAAGAAATTTACTTATATCTACGCGCAGTTAAGAAAGTATTTTAGTAATGAATATACTGTTTTCCAATAG
- a CDS encoding glycoside hydrolase family 99-like domain-containing protein, with protein sequence MNLTSFLPLKMNIAILAIAIIPFTGGFQSSPKEKPAADIKLGAYYFDGWTGKYAQHISPKLMNSFANRKPKWGWITSSQSVVDQQITAASNAGLSFFSFCWYYSGKDKFKTEPLNNALKYFQKSANTSKMEYCLMVANHKGFEIGTADWSTVQAEWVKQFKTPNYLKVNGKPLLIIFSVENLIKDLGSADAVKSAFQDLKTAATAGGLSGVTMAACISGDARSIKQAEDCGFDILTGYNQHSAGFTAKTTQIPIDSMRTAEKRLWNRVAKISDLPYIPVSTLNWDPRPWAAANNAYDSAPYFVGYSEKSVYNSVSGMMTWMNKNTAHTTKENIALLYAWNENGEGAYLTPSAKGPNFLRGLQKALNKQ encoded by the coding sequence ATGAATTTGACATCGTTTCTTCCTCTTAAGATGAACATTGCGATCCTGGCGATTGCGATCATCCCGTTTACCGGCGGCTTTCAAAGCAGCCCAAAAGAAAAACCAGCTGCTGATATTAAATTAGGAGCTTATTATTTTGACGGATGGACTGGAAAATATGCACAGCATATCAGCCCTAAACTAATGAACTCCTTTGCGAACAGGAAACCAAAATGGGGCTGGATCACAAGCTCTCAGAGCGTTGTTGACCAGCAGATTACAGCGGCCTCCAATGCGGGGCTTTCTTTCTTTAGTTTCTGCTGGTATTATAGCGGGAAAGACAAATTTAAAACAGAGCCCCTGAATAATGCATTGAAGTATTTTCAAAAGTCTGCCAATACCAGTAAAATGGAATACTGCCTGATGGTGGCTAACCATAAAGGATTTGAAATAGGTACAGCTGACTGGAGTACGGTCCAGGCAGAATGGGTAAAGCAATTTAAAACGCCAAACTATTTAAAAGTAAATGGTAAACCGCTGCTTATCATTTTCTCAGTCGAGAATCTCATTAAAGATCTGGGGTCAGCAGATGCTGTTAAAAGTGCTTTTCAGGACTTAAAAACTGCTGCAACAGCTGGCGGGTTAAGCGGTGTAACCATGGCCGCCTGTATTTCTGGTGATGCACGGAGCATCAAACAAGCAGAAGATTGTGGCTTTGATATCCTGACTGGCTATAACCAGCATAGCGCAGGTTTTACGGCGAAAACTACACAGATTCCTATTGACAGCATGCGGACTGCCGAGAAAAGGTTATGGAACAGGGTTGCTAAAATCAGTGACCTGCCCTATATCCCTGTATCCACCCTGAACTGGGACCCAAGACCTTGGGCAGCAGCAAATAATGCCTATGATTCCGCTCCTTATTTTGTCGGTTATTCTGAAAAATCAGTTTATAACTCCGTTTCCGGAATGATGACCTGGATGAATAAAAATACAGCACATACAACCAAAGAAAACATTGCACTGCTTTACGCATGGAATGAAAACGGAGAAGGTGCCTATCTGACTCCCTCTGCAAAAGGGCCAAACTTCCTCAGGGGACTACAAAAAGCTTTAAATAAACAATAA
- a CDS encoding glycosyltransferase family 4 protein — protein MSLIQKKIRILLDAHIFDHSFQGTATYMYGLYSALVEFEGLEISLCANDLQHLKALFPDPRFQFVQLNAGSSIKRLLTEYPKLIKEGKYDYAHFQYIVPFVKNCKFINTVHDLLFLEFKQYFPWSYRMSRKVLFWASAKRSDIVLTVSEYSRIDVSKKFLIAKEQIHVTPNAVTVSPGKVGSEINIKAKYGIEKYILFVSRFEPRKNHSGLLNAFLNLKLYEQGYNLVFIGSKKEKIEQDAFDELQMLINDDNRKYIHFLEGISWPDLNAFYQQAEVFAFPSLAEGFGIPPIEAAINGCKVICSNQTAMSEFGFFKYLFDPGDQPGFESMLRAVLDDQEYPFEQIKQEITSKYNWQVIADKFYNIISKDHICA, from the coding sequence ATGAGTTTGATACAAAAAAAGATAAGAATTCTGCTCGACGCACATATTTTTGATCATTCTTTTCAGGGTACCGCTACTTACATGTATGGATTATATTCTGCGCTGGTAGAATTCGAAGGACTCGAAATCTCTTTATGCGCAAATGACCTTCAGCATTTAAAAGCACTGTTTCCTGATCCAAGATTTCAATTTGTACAATTGAATGCAGGCTCAAGCATCAAAAGACTGCTGACCGAATATCCTAAACTAATCAAAGAAGGGAAATATGACTATGCGCACTTCCAATATATAGTCCCCTTTGTTAAAAACTGTAAATTCATCAATACCGTTCACGACCTGCTGTTTTTAGAATTTAAACAATATTTTCCCTGGTCTTACCGCATGAGCAGAAAGGTGCTTTTTTGGGCTTCTGCTAAAAGATCAGATATTGTATTGACGGTTTCAGAATATTCACGAATTGATGTTTCTAAAAAGTTCCTGATTGCTAAAGAACAGATTCATGTAACCCCGAATGCCGTTACGGTAAGCCCGGGGAAGGTCGGATCCGAAATTAATATCAAAGCGAAATATGGCATCGAGAAATATATCCTGTTCGTCAGCCGCTTTGAGCCCAGAAAAAATCACAGTGGACTGTTAAACGCTTTCCTGAATTTAAAGCTCTACGAACAAGGTTATAACCTTGTTTTTATCGGGAGTAAAAAAGAGAAAATTGAGCAAGATGCTTTTGATGAATTGCAAATGCTGATCAATGACGATAACCGGAAATATATCCACTTTCTGGAAGGCATCAGCTGGCCGGATCTGAATGCATTCTATCAGCAGGCAGAAGTCTTTGCTTTTCCATCCCTAGCAGAAGGTTTTGGGATTCCGCCTATAGAAGCGGCCATAAATGGATGTAAGGTGATTTGTTCCAATCAGACGGCAATGTCAGAATTTGGCTTTTTCAAATACTTATTTGACCCCGGAGATCAGCCTGGGTTTGAATCTATGTTACGTGCAGTGCTGGATGATCAGGAATACCCTTTTGAACAAATCAAACAAGAGATCACCAGTAAATATAACTGGCAGGTGATCGCAGATAAATTTTATAATATAATTAGCAAAGATCATATATGCGCATAG
- a CDS encoding DUF1972 domain-containing protein encodes MRIAIIGTRGIPNYYGGFEQCAEYLALGLVKRGFEVIVYNSHNHPCQEKEWNGVKLVHCYDPEDKIGTAGQFIYDLNCILDVRKQHCDIILQLGYTSSSVWGWMLPKKVVVTTNMDGLEWKRTKYSEKVKKFLRYAESLGVKYSDHLISDSIGIQDYLKDKYKKDSTFIAYGATLFENPDPNVLQEYKLAPYAYNMLIARLEPENSIEVILDGVAMANLDIPFLVVGKHETAYGNYLKAKFAAYPQIRFIGGIYNIGILNSLRHFSKIYFHGHTVGGTNPSLLEAMASSSLICANDNPFNKYILESDAIYFQNAADVQKHLLKVVYDQDLYQSMIANNRDKITRIYDWELIVDQYANHFATVKGQISR; translated from the coding sequence ATGCGCATAGCGATAATCGGGACAAGAGGTATACCAAACTATTATGGTGGTTTTGAACAATGTGCAGAGTACCTTGCGCTTGGGTTAGTGAAAAGAGGATTTGAAGTTATCGTTTACAACTCTCATAACCATCCCTGCCAGGAAAAGGAGTGGAATGGTGTTAAATTGGTGCATTGTTACGATCCTGAAGATAAAATTGGTACTGCCGGCCAGTTTATTTATGACCTGAACTGTATTCTTGATGTGAGAAAACAGCATTGTGATATCATTCTGCAACTCGGGTATACCAGTAGTTCGGTCTGGGGCTGGATGCTGCCAAAAAAAGTAGTCGTGACCACCAATATGGATGGACTGGAATGGAAGCGGACAAAGTATTCAGAAAAAGTAAAGAAATTCTTAAGGTACGCAGAAAGCCTTGGTGTTAAATATAGTGATCATTTGATCTCAGATTCTATCGGGATTCAGGACTATCTGAAAGATAAATATAAAAAAGACTCCACCTTCATCGCTTACGGGGCTACTTTATTTGAAAATCCTGATCCGAATGTGCTTCAGGAATACAAACTCGCTCCGTATGCCTACAATATGCTGATTGCCAGATTAGAGCCTGAAAATAGTATTGAAGTTATCCTGGATGGTGTAGCGATGGCGAATCTTGATATCCCGTTTCTGGTTGTCGGCAAACACGAAACCGCTTACGGAAATTATCTGAAAGCAAAATTTGCTGCCTATCCTCAAATCAGGTTTATTGGTGGTATTTATAACATTGGAATCCTGAATAGTCTGAGACATTTCTCAAAGATCTATTTTCATGGGCATACCGTTGGCGGTACTAATCCATCTCTGCTCGAGGCTATGGCATCAAGCAGTTTGATCTGTGCAAATGATAATCCTTTCAATAAGTACATTTTAGAAAGTGATGCGATCTATTTCCAGAATGCAGCCGATGTTCAAAAGCACTTATTGAAAGTAGTTTATGATCAGGATCTCTATCAATCGATGATTGCAAATAACAGGGATAAGATTACCAGGATCTATGATTGGGAATTGATTGTTGATCAATATGCAAATCACTTTGCTACCGTTAAAGGACAGATCAGCCGGTAA
- a CDS encoding capsule assembly Wzi family protein produces MSFIENLNNKLILIPIALLALTSQTKAQTFKGIKAEVEIQAIGTTSGVVPFWMRSNQFGSTPSVGASASFIARFHRDYSIPSSVDSVSGKKKLLDWGFGFDGRANAGKESEIQLIEAYAKVRAGIFQLKGGRTKDVMGLNGDTSLSSGNFSVSGNALGIPKIELSIPNYYTLPVFNGLFAIKGNFVHGWVGKTRILDVITGSQSSNQVYTIQNTHPATYFHQKSLYVRLGRKDWKLKLYGGFNHQVYWGNEKEAYGPNFKLSPLKSFFYVATGKSYGATGVPTSKIGNQLGSVDLGAEYDFNSIKVMVYRQTFYDVGALSKLANIRDGLNGISLENKNYNRKNRGFEWKKALFEFFYSKDQAGYPWSTPTKSGDEDYYNNFYYMEGWSYKRMGLGNPLITTRDDARKGQAYRYADNFINNRVVAVHFGLSGSVQDWDFTTKLTYSKNYGTFGTSIYGGSTGSIRNPQTSNIFVPVDQFSFYLEGMRPINKGYSLGFATALDQGKLLYNSYGLLLKLRKSW; encoded by the coding sequence ATGAGTTTTATTGAAAACCTTAACAATAAGTTAATATTAATTCCCATAGCACTTCTGGCACTGACCAGCCAGACCAAAGCACAAACCTTTAAAGGTATAAAAGCCGAAGTGGAGATTCAGGCCATCGGAACAACCAGCGGCGTTGTTCCTTTCTGGATGCGGTCAAACCAGTTCGGATCAACCCCTTCTGTTGGTGCATCGGCAAGTTTTATCGCCAGATTTCACCGTGATTATAGTATACCATCTTCAGTTGATAGTGTATCAGGAAAGAAAAAACTGTTAGACTGGGGTTTTGGCTTTGACGGGAGAGCAAATGCCGGAAAGGAATCAGAAATCCAGTTGATCGAAGCTTATGCCAAAGTAAGGGCTGGAATTTTTCAATTAAAGGGTGGAAGGACAAAGGATGTAATGGGACTGAATGGAGACACCTCATTAAGTTCAGGAAATTTCTCCGTCTCAGGAAATGCATTGGGCATACCAAAAATAGAGCTTTCCATTCCCAATTATTATACTTTACCGGTATTTAACGGGCTTTTCGCCATCAAAGGAAACTTTGTGCATGGCTGGGTTGGAAAAACAAGAATTCTGGATGTGATTACCGGTTCGCAGTCCAGTAACCAGGTTTATACTATCCAGAACACCCACCCTGCTACTTATTTTCATCAAAAATCTTTGTATGTTCGTTTGGGCAGAAAAGATTGGAAACTAAAGCTCTATGGCGGGTTCAACCACCAGGTTTATTGGGGGAATGAAAAGGAAGCATATGGCCCTAATTTCAAACTTTCTCCGCTCAAATCATTCTTTTATGTAGCAACAGGTAAATCTTACGGAGCCACCGGCGTGCCAACTTCTAAAATTGGCAATCAGCTGGGTTCTGTGGACCTGGGCGCTGAATATGATTTCAACAGTATTAAGGTCATGGTATACCGCCAGACTTTTTACGATGTCGGCGCCTTGTCTAAACTGGCAAATATCAGGGACGGTTTAAATGGGATTAGTTTAGAGAATAAGAATTACAACCGTAAAAATCGTGGCTTTGAGTGGAAGAAAGCATTATTTGAGTTCTTTTATTCCAAAGATCAGGCAGGCTATCCGTGGTCTACCCCTACCAAATCTGGTGATGAAGATTATTACAATAACTTCTATTATATGGAAGGCTGGTCTTATAAGCGTATGGGACTTGGAAACCCTTTAATTACCACAAGAGACGATGCACGAAAAGGGCAAGCTTACCGGTACGCAGATAATTTTATCAATAACCGGGTAGTTGCAGTGCATTTCGGTTTATCGGGAAGCGTACAAGATTGGGATTTCACGACGAAACTTACTTACTCGAAGAACTACGGTACTTTCGGAACGAGTATTTACGGAGGTTCAACGGGCTCGATCAGAAATCCGCAGACCAGCAATATCTTTGTCCCGGTTGATCAGTTTTCTTTTTATCTGGAAGGGATGAGACCAATCAACAAGGGCTATAGTCTTGGTTTTGCTACAGCCCTTGATCAGGGTAAATTACTTTATAATTCTTATGGTTTGCTTTTAAAGCTGAGAAAAAGCTGGTAA
- a CDS encoding mannose-1-phosphate guanylyltransferase gives MKNNNFVLIMAGGVGSRFWPKSRNAYPKQFLDILGIGKSLLQLTYDRFLKLCPPENIYIVTNSQYSNIIINQLKGISLEQLICEPSRNNTAPCIAYASFKLNKINPDANIVVAPSDHFILHENIFIDKVKQALAYTEQHDVLVTLGIAPTRPDTGYGYIKYAADQDQGLHKVIQFTEKPSLEKAKEFLKTGDYLWNAGIFIWKVGSILKGLKEHAETIYTMFDSGKEVYNTSEEQTFISENYPKSPNISIDYAIMEQADNVYTIPSDFGWSDLGTWASLYESAPRNDDNNVLSARQINIKDTQNSIIHINSDKLAIIRGLDNFIVVDEGNALLIYPKDQEQEIKEVVKEMSITFGETFI, from the coding sequence ATGAAAAACAACAACTTTGTATTGATAATGGCCGGCGGAGTCGGCAGCAGATTCTGGCCTAAAAGCCGCAATGCCTACCCTAAACAATTCCTTGACATCCTTGGAATCGGCAAATCGCTCCTTCAATTAACATATGATCGTTTTTTGAAACTATGTCCGCCTGAAAATATATACATTGTAACTAATAGTCAGTACAGCAATATTATTATAAATCAACTAAAAGGAATTAGCTTAGAGCAGTTAATTTGTGAACCCAGCCGTAATAATACCGCCCCATGTATCGCTTATGCCTCTTTTAAGCTAAACAAAATCAACCCGGATGCAAACATTGTAGTCGCCCCATCAGATCATTTCATATTACATGAAAATATCTTCATTGATAAAGTTAAGCAGGCATTAGCTTATACAGAACAGCACGACGTACTGGTTACCTTAGGGATCGCACCAACCAGACCAGATACAGGATACGGCTATATCAAATATGCGGCAGACCAGGATCAGGGACTCCATAAAGTAATTCAGTTCACAGAAAAACCTTCGCTCGAAAAAGCAAAAGAATTCCTGAAAACAGGAGATTACCTATGGAACGCTGGTATTTTCATCTGGAAGGTCGGCTCTATCCTTAAAGGACTAAAAGAACACGCAGAAACCATATACACAATGTTTGATAGCGGAAAAGAGGTATACAATACTTCTGAGGAACAGACATTCATCAGCGAAAACTATCCAAAATCACCAAACATATCTATTGATTATGCGATCATGGAACAGGCCGATAACGTTTATACTATTCCTTCAGATTTCGGCTGGTCAGATCTTGGAACATGGGCTTCTTTGTACGAGTCTGCCCCAAGAAATGATGACAACAATGTATTATCTGCCAGACAAATCAATATAAAAGACACGCAGAATAGTATCATTCATATCAATAGTGATAAACTGGCTATTATCCGCGGCCTCGATAATTTTATTGTCGTAGATGAAGGCAATGCTTTATTGATTTACCCTAAAGACCAGGAACAGGAAATCAAGGAAGTGGTGAAAGAAATGAGCATCACTTTCGGAGAAACCTTCATTTAA
- a CDS encoding NDP-sugar synthase, producing MTKLKPSLVILAAGMASRYGGNKQIESFGPSGETIMEYSIFDAIKAGFGKVIFIIREEFAASFKAAIEPKLAGKIGLDYVYQSLDKFSGGQEISAERTKPFGTQHALLCTKEVLDGPFAVINADDFYGDDAFKQAYDFLTTEAAAGKYACIGYELKNSLSDHGSVTRGQINVNAAGHITGITERKEVVKKDGKAIAKDGDTLIELPLDTKVSMNFFCFTPEFVNWSEIGYLKFLQENVNDLKAEFLIPEVADQLINAGEGVVKMIPTQSKWFGVTFKEDAQIVKERLLELTAEGLYPADLWK from the coding sequence ATGACTAAATTAAAACCCTCACTCGTTATTTTGGCTGCCGGAATGGCGAGCCGTTATGGTGGCAATAAACAAATTGAGTCTTTTGGGCCTTCCGGAGAAACCATTATGGAGTATTCAATTTTTGATGCCATTAAAGCAGGGTTTGGTAAGGTGATCTTTATCATCCGTGAAGAATTTGCTGCTTCTTTTAAAGCTGCTATTGAACCTAAGCTTGCGGGTAAAATTGGGCTGGACTATGTTTACCAGTCTCTGGATAAATTTAGTGGCGGCCAGGAGATTTCTGCTGAACGTACAAAACCATTTGGGACACAACATGCGCTGTTATGTACAAAGGAGGTTTTAGATGGGCCTTTCGCAGTGATCAATGCGGATGACTTTTATGGTGATGATGCATTTAAGCAAGCTTACGATTTTCTGACTACAGAAGCCGCAGCAGGAAAATATGCCTGTATCGGATATGAACTTAAAAATAGCTTAAGTGATCATGGCTCAGTGACCCGTGGTCAGATTAATGTGAATGCAGCCGGTCATATTACGGGGATCACAGAGCGTAAAGAAGTGGTTAAAAAGGATGGTAAAGCAATCGCAAAGGATGGGGATACGCTGATTGAATTACCGCTGGATACCAAAGTAAGTATGAACTTCTTTTGCTTTACGCCGGAGTTTGTGAATTGGAGTGAAATTGGTTATCTTAAGTTTCTTCAGGAAAATGTAAATGACCTGAAAGCTGAGTTTTTAATCCCGGAAGTTGCAGATCAGCTGATCAATGCAGGTGAGGGGGTAGTGAAAATGATCCCAACTCAATCTAAATGGTTTGGTGTGACTTTTAAAGAAGATGCACAGATCGTTAAAGAAAGACTATTGGAGCTGACAGCAGAGGGATTGTATCCTGCTGATCTGTGGAAATAA
- the rfbB gene encoding dTDP-glucose 4,6-dehydratase: protein MTKKILITGGAGFIGSHVVRRFVKSYPDYQIVNLDKLTYAGNLLNLTDIEAAPNYEFIKGDIVDAAFIAELFRTAQFDAVVHLAAESHVDRSISNPMEFVMTNVIGTVNLLNAAKEHWKGDYANKRFYHVSTDEVYGALGETGMFTETTAYDPHSPYSASKASSDHFVRAYHDTYGLDVVISNCSNNYGSHHFPEKLIPLAINNIKNNKAVPVYGKGENVRDWLWVEDHARAIDVIFHQANAGETYNIGGHNEWKNIDLIKLLCRIMDEKLGRLSGTSEQLITYVTDRAGHDLRYAIDSSKLQEKLNWVPSLQFEEGLAKTVDWYLENEQWLDDVTSSNYQSYYETQYAER, encoded by the coding sequence ATGACTAAGAAAATTTTAATTACCGGTGGTGCCGGCTTTATCGGTTCCCATGTAGTGCGCAGGTTCGTGAAGAGCTATCCCGATTATCAGATCGTAAACCTTGATAAATTAACTTATGCAGGGAATCTTTTAAATCTGACTGATATAGAAGCAGCGCCAAATTATGAATTTATAAAAGGCGATATTGTGGATGCCGCTTTTATAGCTGAGCTGTTCCGTACGGCGCAATTTGATGCCGTTGTCCATTTGGCTGCCGAATCACACGTGGACCGTTCTATTTCCAATCCGATGGAATTTGTGATGACCAATGTGATTGGGACAGTTAATCTGCTGAATGCTGCAAAAGAACATTGGAAAGGCGACTACGCGAATAAGCGTTTTTATCATGTTTCCACAGATGAAGTTTATGGAGCACTAGGTGAAACCGGTATGTTTACCGAGACTACCGCTTATGATCCGCATAGCCCTTACTCTGCTTCTAAAGCAAGTTCGGATCACTTTGTTCGTGCTTACCACGATACCTATGGCCTGGATGTGGTGATTTCCAACTGCTCGAATAACTATGGCTCTCATCATTTTCCGGAAAAACTAATTCCGCTGGCGATCAATAATATTAAAAATAATAAAGCAGTACCTGTATACGGTAAAGGTGAAAATGTGCGCGACTGGCTTTGGGTAGAAGATCATGCCCGTGCGATTGATGTAATTTTCCACCAGGCAAATGCAGGAGAAACCTATAATATAGGTGGTCACAATGAATGGAAAAACATTGACCTGATTAAATTGCTTTGCAGGATTATGGATGAAAAACTTGGGCGTTTATCCGGTACCTCTGAACAATTGATTACTTATGTGACCGATCGTGCAGGCCACGATTTGAGATATGCAATTGATTCTTCTAAACTTCAGGAAAAATTAAACTGGGTACCCAGTCTTCAATTTGAAGAAGGCCTGGCTAAAACTGTAGATTGGTATCTTGAAAATGAACAATGGCTGGATGATGTGACTTCGTCAAATTATCAGTCTTATTATGAAACGCAATACGCAGAAAGATAA
- the rfbD gene encoding dTDP-4-dehydrorhamnose reductase produces MDILVLGASGQLGSCIKKVASQKQFGSISFPDESAGNILDYAGLEKLFIAEQPKFVINCAAYTAVDKAEDDVELCEQINRDGAKNIALLCQAYGAAMIHVSTDFVFAGNSVNLLKEEDTAEPVNVYGVTKLAGEKDIAAVLSAHFIVRTSWLYSEYGNNFVKTMLKLGAERDELNIIADQIGTPTYAIDLAKAILAIIESGKAAYGVYHYSNEGVTSWYDFAQGIFEISDTQVKLFPIPTSKYPTRAVRPKFSVMDKTKIKETFDLEIPYWRDSLLVCIDQLALINAPQI; encoded by the coding sequence ATGGATATATTAGTATTAGGTGCATCTGGTCAGCTGGGTAGCTGTATCAAAAAAGTAGCTTCGCAAAAACAGTTCGGTTCTATCTCTTTTCCTGATGAAAGTGCAGGGAATATACTGGATTATGCAGGGCTTGAAAAATTATTTATCGCAGAGCAGCCGAAATTCGTGATTAACTGTGCGGCTTATACCGCAGTAGATAAAGCAGAAGATGATGTGGAGCTTTGTGAGCAGATCAACAGGGATGGTGCAAAGAATATTGCACTGCTTTGCCAGGCTTACGGTGCGGCAATGATTCATGTTTCTACTGATTTTGTCTTTGCTGGTAACAGTGTTAATCTATTGAAAGAAGAAGATACTGCTGAACCTGTTAATGTTTATGGCGTGACTAAGCTGGCGGGTGAAAAAGATATTGCAGCTGTTTTGTCTGCGCATTTCATTGTACGTACCAGCTGGTTGTATTCAGAATATGGAAACAACTTTGTGAAAACTATGCTGAAATTAGGTGCAGAAAGAGATGAGCTGAATATTATTGCTGATCAGATTGGTACGCCGACTTATGCGATCGATCTGGCAAAAGCAATTTTGGCTATTATTGAATCCGGAAAGGCGGCTTACGGTGTTTACCACTACAGCAATGAAGGGGTCACTTCCTGGTACGATTTTGCACAGGGTATTTTTGAAATCAGTGATACACAGGTGAAATTATTCCCTATTCCTACTTCTAAATATCCAACCAGGGCAGTAAGGCCGAAGTTTTCTGTCATGGATAAAACTAAAATTAAAGAGACTTTTGATTTAGAGATCCCATACTGGAGAGACAGCTTATTAGTTTGTATTGATCAATTGGCTTTAATTAACGCACCTCAAATTTAA
- the rfbA gene encoding glucose-1-phosphate thymidylyltransferase RfbA, with protein MKGIILAGGSGTRLHPLTLVMSKQMMPVYDKPMIYYPLSTLMLAGIREVLIISTPHDLPNFEKLLGDGSRLGCKFSYAVQAEPNGLAQAFVIGADFIGKDKVALVLGDNIFYGEGMSKLLQASADPEGGVVFAYQVSDPERYGVVEFDEDKKAVSIEEKPVQPKSDYAVPGLYFYDNSVVEIAKNIKPSPRGEYEITDVNKVYLEQGKLKVGVLSRGTAWLDTGTFNSLMQAGQFVQVIEERQGQKIGAIEEVAYRMGFIDEAQLTAIANPLVKSGYGQYLLKLLK; from the coding sequence ATGAAAGGAATAATTCTGGCAGGAGGAAGTGGAACACGTTTGCACCCCCTGACTCTTGTGATGAGTAAACAAATGATGCCGGTTTATGATAAGCCGATGATCTATTACCCGCTGTCAACTTTGATGCTGGCCGGCATCAGGGAAGTGCTGATTATCTCTACACCTCACGATTTGCCTAACTTTGAAAAACTGCTGGGTGACGGAAGCCGTTTGGGATGTAAATTCTCCTATGCTGTACAAGCTGAGCCGAATGGATTAGCGCAGGCTTTTGTGATTGGTGCTGACTTTATTGGAAAAGATAAAGTTGCGCTGGTGCTGGGTGATAATATTTTTTACGGAGAAGGGATGTCTAAATTATTGCAGGCAAGTGCAGATCCTGAAGGGGGTGTTGTTTTTGCCTACCAGGTTTCTGATCCGGAACGTTACGGTGTTGTGGAATTTGATGAAGATAAAAAAGCGGTCTCTATTGAAGAGAAACCAGTTCAGCCTAAATCTGATTATGCAGTTCCTGGCTTGTATTTTTACGATAATAGTGTCGTAGAGATTGCGAAAAATATCAAACCTTCTCCGCGCGGTGAATATGAAATTACAGATGTGAACAAAGTTTATCTGGAGCAGGGGAAATTAAAAGTTGGTGTGCTGAGCAGGGGTACGGCCTGGCTGGATACTGGTACATTTAACTCTCTGATGCAGGCCGGGCAATTTGTTCAGGTTATTGAAGAACGTCAGGGGCAAAAAATTGGGGCGATCGAAGAAGTCGCTTACCGGATGGGTTTTATAGATGAAGCGCAACTGACTGCTATAGCTAACCCTTTGGTTAAAAGTGGTTATGGACAATACTTATTGAAGTTACTGAAGTAA